One window from the genome of Paramisgurnus dabryanus chromosome 20, PD_genome_1.1, whole genome shotgun sequence encodes:
- the LOC135730316 gene encoding otoraplin-like — protein MDKLSGRIFLLICFGGFGCQMGKALPVEKLSKVKVCADMDCSYVISVAKALDDYTASDCRYINLRRGQMIYVYSKLKPVEGSGVFWFGSVYGERYVDQMGVLGYFPSNYVNETHIFEKKPVEIPTTDMDFVCA, from the exons ATGGACAAATTAAGTGGCCGGATTTTCCTTTTGATTTGTTTTGGCGGTTTTGGATGTCAAATGGGAAAAGCTCTTCCAGTGGAGAAACTGTCAAAAGTAAAGGTTTGTGCAGACATGGATTGTTCAT ATGTGATTTCAGTAGCCAAAGCTTTAGATGACTACACAGCTTCAGACTGCAGATACATAAACTTGAGAAGAGGTCAGATGATCTATGTGTATTCTAAACTCAAACCAGTAGAGGGATCTGGAGTCTTCTGGTTCGGTAGT GTTTACGGTGAACGCTATGTTGACCAGATGGGTGTCCTTGGATATTTTCCCAGTAACTATGTAAATGAGACCCACATATTTGAGAAGAAACCAGTTGAGATCCCAACTACA GACATGGACTTTGTCTGCGCTTAG